In the genome of Candidatus Effluviviaceae Genus V sp., the window CGGTGTCAAGGTGAACGCGGCGGAGGTGCTGGCCCGCGAAGTTCGGAGGAGGCACCCCGGTCGCGTATCGCTCGGTACGGTGTGCGACCCCTATCAGGAGGAGGAGCGCCGCAGGCTGCTGACCCGCTCGTGCCTCGAGGTCATGGCCGGAGCGCGGTCGTTCAGCGTCGGGGTCCTGACGAAGTCCGACCTGGTCGTGCGCGACGCCGACATCCTGCGCGAGCTCGATGATGCGGAGGTCGGCTTCACGGTCACGACCCTCGAGCCGGACGTCGCCGCCGTGCTCGAACCGGGCGCGCCGCCGCCCGCGCGGCGCCTCGCGGCGATGCGGGAGCTTGCCCGGCAGGGCCTTCATGTATGGGCGTTCTTCGGACCCGTGCTGCCGGGCATATCCGACAGCGACGAGGCGGTCGCGGAGATGCTCGAGGCCTTGTCGGAGGCGGGCGCGTCAAGAGTGCTCGTCGATCGGATGAACCTCTACCCGAAGGTCGTCGCGCGGCTCATCACCGTGCTCGAGAAGCGCATCCCCGACGCCGTCAATGCGGTCGACCATGCGCGTCGGAACGGCGCGGCGTACGAACGGATGCTGCGGGAACGGATGAGGGACGCGGCGAGGGATGTCAGCGTCGAAGTCGATGTGTGCTTCTGAGGCGGGCCGAGCTACTCGATGTAGCCGATGGAGCGGAGCTGCTCCTTCATCTCCTCGGACATCTCGTCCATGCTGCTGTGTTCCTTCTTCGTTCTCACCTCTGTCTCGTAGCTCTCGATGACCGTGTGTGGGTGCTCCGCGAGGAACTCCGGGGTCATCGCGGAGACGAGCGGCGTTCCGTCCATGTCGGACGCCACCGGAAGTCCGAGCGCCACCAGGAGCGTCGGAGTCACGTCGAAGATGTCGGCATCCCTGATGTCCCCGCCTGGTATGAAGGGTGGGCCGCAGGCCACGATGAGCCCGTCGAAGTCGTGCGCACCGCTGATCTCGGTAGGCGTCAGGAACTCCGTGGTCCTGATGGACCTCCCGTTCGCTGTCACGATCTCCGGGTCGCGCGGAGCCGCCGCCAGGAGAGGTCTGGTCGCGTGGACCTTCACGTAGTCGTCGCCGGTACCTGGCTCGTCCACATTCGAGACCATGAACGCCGTATCGCCGGTGTCCGCAATGAACGCCGAGGCGAAAAGTCGCGCCAGCTCCTCGCGGCGCGACGCATTCTTCTCTTCATCGGTCGTCAGGGGCTGCAGGTAGAAGCCGTATCCGAGGTTGACGTACGAAAGATCGCTATAGTCCACGCCGAACTCCGTGAGGAGCGTCTCGGTGCGGAATGAGAAGGGTTCCGCGAGCACTGTCAGGTGCGGACGGAAACCGTGGTCGGAGACGATCATCATGATCCCATCCGGACCGAGGTACCGGCGAAGCCTGCCGAACTGTTCGTCGACGGCCGCGTAGATGTCCTCGATCGTACCTCTGTAGCGGTCGAGAGCGGCTGGGTCGGTATCTGAGAACTCCTCCGGCTCGTAGTATCGCCAGTAGGCGTGCGAGAGACGGTCCGTGGAGCGGTAGACGCCAGCGAGGACCTCTATGTCGCCGCGCCTCAACTGCCACAGGGCGGCGTCGGTGGCGAGCCCCACAATGACATCATGTTCCCTGCGGTAGGTATCGAGCCTCGATGCCCCTTGGAACCTGAGCAATGCTACCTCGGCCAGTTCGACGACCCGAGACACGGTGGCTCCGTGCGCAGCCGACCGCAGGGCGAGGCCTGCCATACCGAGGGGGCCGCTCTGCGCGCCGCCGGCGTTCTCCTCAATCTCCTTGACGAAGCAGAGCTCCTCCGGAACGGTCTCGATGCCGATGGCCGGCGGACCAGGAATGTTGAACCCGTTGGGACTCGCGAACGGTGGGGCCGTCACGTACCACTCGAAGAGGCCGTAGTCCCATTCGTTCTGCTCCCAGAGGATGTCCCAGACCCGTTTGACGAGCACGGCGTCTGTCGTCGTGTCGGATGCGCCTTGGACACCGTGCTTGTCGGCGACCTTGCCGCTCGCGATCGTCGTGAAGACGCGGGGAGAGAACATGGGTGAGACCGACATGAGAACGCCCGAGGAGCCCTCCTCGACGAGCGAGGCGAGATTCGGCAGCCTGCCGCTCCGGAGCATCGGATCGACGACCTTCCAGGTCGCGCCGTCGACGCCGATGAGCGCCACCTTGAGACTCGGCGGGCCGGACCGGGTCGTCATGACCTCGACCCCCTTCCCGCCCAGGGCGATGGTCACCGCGAGGATGAGGGTCACGATGAACCACCGACGCGTACGGCCGGCTCCGGCGCCCCTCGCGCTCGATCCGACTGCGGCCACAATCGTCCCGATGATGAGTCCCAGGACGGCGAACAGCACCAGCGGGAGCGCGACGAAGAAGAGCAAGGTGAATGCGACACTGTCGGCGAAGAAGGGATTGCTCGCAATCAGCCAGACGAGAAGAGCAGCCGATGCTGTCAGACCTGTGGCTCCGCACAGCATCATCCATCTGACGTGTGTCCTCGACCTCGAGGCGCCGCCTCGGGCTTTGGCAGGAACGGAAGACAGGGCATTCATGTTCTCTCCGAAAGGCGATCTCGCCGGGCCGCGGACGTCCGTGCCGTTCATTCTTGAGCACCCGCGGATCCTCAAGTGTGAAGCACGGTCACACACTCAAATGGTAGTCGTCGCCCTGCCGTGTGTCAACCTGACGGAGACCACTCGCCGTGCTGTGCAACGGACGAGAGAGCATTCTCCCGCCTGTGAGTTTTAGTGGGGAACCGGACGTCCATAGCCACGGTCACAACGGTACGTTGTCCTCCGACCGCGGACCTTCAGCCCGGCGACGTTGACACTGCTTCGACACCTTCGCTAGAATGGCGCCATGCATATTGTGTGGGTCCACCGCGGCATGTACCCCGAGCACATCGGTGGTACGTATACGTACATCTACGAGCTGGGACGGCGTCTGGTGGCGAGGGGTCACCGGGTGGACGTGATTTCCCGGGCCCTGTCCCCGGAGAACGCGGGGTCGAGCTCGATCGAGGGAATCGGCGTGCACCGCTACACTTATCGGCGGGTGAACCCCATCTACAGTACCTACCAGCACCTGAATCGGTGCTATGCGATCTTCCTGCGGCTCGCAGCGGAGCATCCGGTCGACGTTCTCGGCATCCACGATACGCATCTCGGCCTCAAACTTGCTCGGAGCAAGGAGGGGCGTGCGGTCTGTCAGATTCCGACCTATCACGCGCCGTCATTCCTCGAGTATCGCTTCGACATGGAGCGGCAGCTCACAGGCGAGCGGAATCCGCTGCGCCGCGCCATCGCGAAGTTCTTCGAACGCTCTCAGCGTCGCTTCGAGTCCGGCGTGCTTGCGGAGGCCCAGGGCATTCTGGTCCTCTCCGAGTTCACGAAGGCGAACATCAGAACTCACTTCCCGCATGTCGATATCGACAAGGTGAAGATCATCCCAAGCGGCGTCGAAACCGATCGCTTCAAGCCCGGGGGTGACAAACACGCACTCAGGCTCGAGCTCGGACTCGATCCTGACGGCCTTCAGCTTCTGACGGTCCGTCGCCTCGCGCCGCGGATGGGACTCGAGAACCTGCTGAAGGCGCTCGCCATCGTCCGTACGACCGTCGCGCGGGACGGCCGGGCGCTCAGGCTTGTGGTCTGTGGAGGAGGACCGTTGCTCGACGACCTTAGCAGGCTCTCGGAGGATCTCGGCATCGGGGACTCAGTCAGGCTTCTGGGACGTGTTGTCGATGAAGACCTTATCAAGCACTACCAGGCTGCCGACCTCTTCGTGCTGCCGACGGCCGCGCTTGAGGGCTTCGGGATCGTGACGGTCGAGGCGCTCTCTGCGAATCTCCCGGTCATCGGAACGCCCGCCGGTGCGACACCGGAGATACTGGGACAGCTCGACGAACGGTTGCTGACGCGCGATACGTCGGCCAAGGCTATCGCCGACGCGATCAGCTCCTGGATCAAGTGGAGACACGAAGACCAGGATCCGTACCGCTACCGCGAGTTCGCCGTCGCGAACTACGCATGGGAGAACGTGGCGGACTCCGTGGAGCAGTACTACTCAGAACAGTTGGACCGGTTCAGGACCACAGCATGACGATCTACGGGGGCCACGGGGCGCCTCCGCCAAGCTCGCCCAGGGAGCGAACGTGTCACGACGAGACCTGACTAAACGGAGCGCCGGACGGCTGTACAACGCGCTTCCGGTATGGGGACAGACCGTCGCGGTCAACGCGTTCGGCGTGAGGAATCTCCTCCGGAAGTCCGCCTGGAACAGGTATCTCGCGAGCATCGAGTTCACGGAGCGGCTTCCCCGCGAGGAACAGGTCGAGCTGGTGGCGGACCGACTCCGGAGTATCCTCTCCCACGCAGTGAGAACGGTTCCCCGATACAGGGAGTACTCGCGTCTGCTTGGAGACATCGAGCATTCTGACTCCGACATCTTCGCGATCCTCGCGGAGTTTCCGATCATCGAGAGGTTCGAGATCGTCGACGACCCTGAGGCATTCCAGTCTGACGAGCCAGGCACGGACGACATCGTGAAGACGATCACGTCCGGGACCACTGGTTCGCCGTTCACGACCAGGATGAGCATCGACACGTTCACGAGGACGGACGCGTTGTGGTGGAGAAGGAACGTCTGGTCGGGTTACAAGCAGGGTGACTGGATCGCCCGTCTCGTGGGCGATCCTATCGTGCCGATTTCGGACTCCTCACCGCAGAAGCCGTGGCGTGTTTCGTGGATCGACCGTCGCCTCTACTTCTCCACATTCCATCTGAACCGCGACACCGCGATGGTCTACGTTGACGTCCTCGAGCGACACCGCCCCGACTTCATCATGGGATATCCCTCGTCTCTCGAGATACTCTCGTCTTTCTGTGCCGACGAGGGAAGGTCCCTCGAGTGGAAACCGAAGGCGGTGTGGTTCTCCAGCGAGCCGATGCTCGACCATCAGAGGGCCATTGTGTCCCGTGTCTTCGGCGCTCCGATCCGGGGGCTCTATGGCTGTGCCGAGCGACTCATCTCCGCGTCGCAGTGTGACAGCGAGGGATATCATCTCTCGCTCGTCGATGGATTCGCAGAGGGTCAGTTCGGCATCCTGCCGGCCTCGGAACCGGCCCTCCTGACTTCTCTCATGAACCGCGTCATGCCGTTCGTGCGGTACAGGCTCGGTGACGTCCTCACATTCAAACCCTCGGCCACCTGCCCGTGCGGGCGGACGCTTCCCCTCATAGAGCCGGTGATCACGAAGCTCCAGGACTGGCTCGAGACGCCCACGGGCCGGAGGATCTCACCGAGCGCTGTCAGCTGGAACTTCCAGGATCTGTCCGGCGTCAGGCGGTCGCAGGTGGCACAAGTGG includes:
- a CDS encoding glycosyltransferase, translated to MHIVWVHRGMYPEHIGGTYTYIYELGRRLVARGHRVDVISRALSPENAGSSSIEGIGVHRYTYRRVNPIYSTYQHLNRCYAIFLRLAAEHPVDVLGIHDTHLGLKLARSKEGRAVCQIPTYHAPSFLEYRFDMERQLTGERNPLRRAIAKFFERSQRRFESGVLAEAQGILVLSEFTKANIRTHFPHVDIDKVKIIPSGVETDRFKPGGDKHALRLELGLDPDGLQLLTVRRLAPRMGLENLLKALAIVRTTVARDGRALRLVVCGGGPLLDDLSRLSEDLGIGDSVRLLGRVVDEDLIKHYQAADLFVLPTAALEGFGIVTVEALSANLPVIGTPAGATPEILGQLDERLLTRDTSAKAIADAISSWIKWRHEDQDPYRYREFAVANYAWENVADSVEQYYSEQLDRFRTTA